From a region of the Myxococcus stipitatus genome:
- a CDS encoding M12 family metallopeptidase — protein MNDLSTPTRGRVSLRVFLATTAMLAGCGDSAPTTAPPVRSEAAEERRWVPADAPVGITYLRIGTNAAPSRLKYAQVDGLAVFQGDIILGAVSELPRQPAEVSSQGVAITGAGYRWPGSLVPYTIDAALTNPARVNAAIRHWQERTNIRFILRDASNAALFPDFVTFQTSDGCNSLTGKRGGQQFVNLTPTCATGNTIHEIGHVIGFWHEHAREDRDSFVRIHLENVEPGLEYAFDQHVSDGDDVGAYDYGSIMHYDPYAFSRNGLPTIEVLPPGGLIGQRQGLSPGDIAAARQLYPVPAYPVGNRFFTMDYDGDGDGDLVVRGPGGEFFAYIAYAGNLTIRTGGDLITTSLSDRHGWNTEHRFFVADYDGDGDDDLLLRNAAGDFSALRSEGTSFVGVGPLMTSTGFSDANGWGTGNRFWVMDYDGDGKDDLVARQPNGVFLALRYDGTQLVSLGAIATTQLTDAQGWNSGLRFFVADYDGDGKDDLITRNAAGAFDALRSNGSQLVWTGLNYGNTAYSDANGWNSGNRFYVADYDGDGDDDLVLRTAAGAFGALSHVAGTLTGTTLLAASPLSDANQWNEPNRFFVTDVDGDGDDDLIARDPSGAFHLVRSAPTGMTLDGVIGTTTFRDP, from the coding sequence ATGAATGACCTCTCGACTCCCACCCGCGGCCGGGTCTCGCTCCGCGTGTTCCTCGCCACCACCGCCATGCTGGCGGGCTGCGGCGACTCGGCCCCCACCACCGCGCCGCCCGTCCGCTCCGAAGCGGCGGAGGAGCGCCGTTGGGTCCCCGCCGATGCGCCCGTGGGAATCACCTACCTGCGCATCGGGACGAACGCCGCTCCGAGCCGATTGAAGTACGCGCAGGTCGATGGCCTGGCCGTCTTCCAGGGAGACATCATCCTGGGCGCGGTCTCCGAGCTGCCCCGGCAGCCGGCGGAGGTGTCCTCCCAGGGCGTCGCCATCACCGGCGCCGGATACCGCTGGCCCGGCTCCCTGGTGCCGTACACCATCGACGCGGCGCTGACGAATCCGGCCCGGGTGAACGCCGCCATCCGCCACTGGCAGGAGCGGACCAACATCCGGTTCATCCTACGGGACGCCAGCAACGCGGCGCTCTTCCCGGACTTCGTCACGTTCCAGACCAGCGATGGATGCAACTCCCTCACCGGCAAGCGGGGCGGTCAACAGTTCGTCAACCTGACGCCGACCTGTGCCACGGGCAATACGATTCACGAGATTGGCCACGTCATCGGCTTCTGGCACGAGCACGCTCGCGAGGACCGCGACAGCTTCGTGCGAATCCACCTGGAGAACGTGGAGCCGGGGCTGGAGTACGCCTTCGATCAGCACGTCTCGGATGGCGATGACGTGGGCGCCTATGACTACGGCTCCATCATGCATTACGACCCCTATGCCTTCTCCCGCAATGGCCTGCCGACCATCGAGGTGCTGCCTCCCGGCGGACTCATCGGACAACGCCAGGGCCTGAGCCCCGGGGACATCGCCGCCGCCCGACAGCTGTACCCGGTCCCCGCCTATCCCGTGGGCAACCGCTTCTTCACCATGGACTACGACGGGGACGGGGACGGCGACCTCGTGGTCCGCGGCCCGGGTGGCGAGTTCTTCGCCTACATCGCCTACGCGGGCAACCTGACCATCCGGACGGGCGGTGACCTCATCACGACGAGCCTGTCGGATCGCCACGGCTGGAACACGGAGCACCGCTTCTTCGTGGCGGACTACGACGGGGACGGCGACGACGACCTGCTCCTGCGCAACGCCGCTGGCGACTTCAGCGCCCTGCGCTCCGAGGGCACCTCCTTCGTCGGCGTCGGCCCCCTCATGACGAGCACGGGCTTCTCGGATGCCAATGGCTGGGGCACCGGCAACCGCTTCTGGGTGATGGACTACGACGGCGACGGCAAGGACGACCTCGTGGCGCGCCAGCCGAACGGGGTGTTCCTGGCGCTCCGCTACGACGGCACCCAGCTCGTCAGCCTGGGCGCCATCGCCACCACCCAGCTCACGGACGCGCAGGGGTGGAACAGCGGGCTGCGCTTCTTCGTGGCCGACTACGACGGCGACGGCAAGGACGACCTCATCACCCGCAACGCGGCGGGCGCCTTCGATGCCCTGCGCTCCAATGGCAGCCAGCTCGTCTGGACGGGGTTGAACTACGGCAACACCGCGTACTCGGACGCGAACGGATGGAACTCCGGCAACCGCTTCTACGTCGCGGACTACGACGGGGACGGCGACGACGACCTCGTCCTGAGGACGGCCGCCGGCGCCTTCGGCGCGCTCAGCCACGTCGCGGGCACCCTGACCGGGACGACGCTGCTCGCCGCCAGCCCCCTTTCGGACGCGAACCAGTGGAACGAGCCCAACCGCTTCTTCGTCACGGACGTGGACGGTGATGGCGACGATGACCTCATCGCCCGAGACCCCTCCGGCGCCTTCCACCTCGTGCGCTCCGCCCCCACCGGGATGACGCTCGACGGCGTCATCGGGACCACGACCTTCCGCGACCCGTGA
- a CDS encoding DUF5996 family protein produces the protein MAVASTPTMETREEAWPALPFSEWKDTLATLHRYTQVLGKVRLALTPPENHWWNVSFRVTPRGLTTRMIPYARGAFQVDFDFLSSELRFETSQGAVRVMELEARPVAEFYRDVMAMLRSLGIDVRIWDHPVEIPDDTTPFSEDRVHSAYVPEQARRWWRALLQAQVILEEFRARFTGKCSPVQFFWGSFDLAVTRFGGRPAPERPGADAVTLEAYCEEVCSAGFWPGTQALGDAAFYCYAAPEPEGFSAARVHPSAARYDAAFKEFLLPYEAVRQADEPRAFLLDFLQSTYEACADRADWDREGLERPLILPESLKATRATEGATARE, from the coding sequence ATGGCCGTCGCGTCGACGCCGACGATGGAGACCCGGGAGGAGGCCTGGCCGGCGCTTCCCTTCTCGGAGTGGAAGGACACCCTCGCCACGCTGCACCGCTACACGCAGGTGCTCGGCAAGGTGCGGCTGGCGCTGACGCCTCCGGAGAACCACTGGTGGAACGTCTCGTTCCGGGTGACGCCCCGGGGGCTGACGACCCGGATGATTCCGTACGCGCGGGGCGCCTTCCAGGTGGACTTCGACTTCCTCTCCAGCGAGCTGCGCTTCGAGACGAGCCAGGGGGCGGTGCGGGTGATGGAGCTGGAGGCCCGCCCGGTGGCGGAGTTCTACCGGGACGTCATGGCGATGCTGCGCTCGCTCGGCATCGACGTGCGCATCTGGGACCACCCGGTGGAGATTCCCGATGACACCACGCCGTTCAGCGAGGACCGCGTCCACTCCGCCTACGTCCCCGAACAGGCGCGACGCTGGTGGCGGGCCCTGCTCCAGGCGCAGGTCATCCTCGAGGAGTTCCGCGCGCGCTTCACCGGCAAGTGCAGCCCGGTGCAGTTCTTCTGGGGGAGCTTCGACCTGGCGGTGACGCGCTTCGGAGGGCGCCCCGCCCCGGAGCGGCCGGGCGCGGACGCGGTGACGCTGGAGGCGTACTGCGAGGAGGTGTGCAGCGCGGGCTTCTGGCCCGGCACCCAGGCGCTGGGGGACGCCGCCTTCTACTGCTACGCCGCGCCGGAGCCCGAGGGATTCTCGGCGGCTCGCGTGCACCCCTCGGCGGCGCGCTACGACGCGGCCTTCAAGGAGTTCCTCCTGCCGTACGAGGCGGTGCGCCAGGCGGACGAACCGCGCGCCTTCCTGCTCGACTTCCTCCAGAGCACCTACGAGGCCTGCGCGGACCGGGCGGATTGGGACCGCGAGGGGCTGGAGCGGCCGCTCATCCTGCCCGAGAGCCTGAAGGCCACCCGAGCCACGGAGGGCGCCACCGCCAGGGAGTAG
- a CDS encoding DUF2378 family protein, with protein MRAVQVPRRNFEGLFDHALRPSGAFARSLRDIGYDPDAPQESYPLTVWRAALGVARRFVCAGQPPELANRTLGRHYVAGFAQTLVGRIFAAAAPLLGTERCLTRLPTYLRAGREDMRMSLEPLGTRDWAVRVVDGDPLPDFVAGVVEAVLRRTRVSPHVEVLERQSEGYVLRVRWEADMAPEPAEEPG; from the coding sequence GTGAGAGCGGTGCAGGTCCCCCGGCGCAACTTCGAGGGGTTGTTCGACCATGCCCTGCGGCCCTCGGGGGCGTTCGCCCGGTCGTTGCGGGACATCGGCTACGACCCGGACGCGCCCCAGGAGTCCTATCCGTTGACGGTCTGGCGGGCGGCGTTGGGGGTGGCGCGGCGCTTCGTGTGCGCGGGGCAGCCGCCGGAGCTGGCCAACCGGACGCTGGGGCGGCACTACGTCGCGGGCTTCGCGCAGACGCTGGTGGGGCGCATCTTCGCGGCCGCGGCGCCGCTGCTGGGCACGGAGCGGTGCCTGACGCGGCTGCCCACGTACCTGCGGGCGGGCCGCGAGGACATGCGGATGTCGCTGGAGCCGCTGGGCACGCGGGACTGGGCGGTCCGCGTGGTGGATGGGGATCCGCTGCCGGACTTCGTGGCGGGGGTGGTGGAGGCGGTGCTGCGGCGCACGCGGGTGTCGCCCCACGTGGAGGTGCTGGAGCGCCAGTCGGAGGGCTACGTGTTGCGCGTGCGTTGGGAAGCGGACATGGCGCCCGAGCCGGCGGAGGAGCCGGGCTGA
- the uvrA gene encoding excinuclease ABC subunit UvrA codes for MHKTHLVGARTHNLKDLSVDLSEGELVVVTGVSGAGKSSLALDTLYAEGQRRFVESFSPYARQFLERLERPPMDSLEPVAAGVAVDRRAPVKSSRSTVATLADAEPYLSALFTREAMPVCSKCGVEAVHTDARVAARGLLAATPDVTALIAFPVRIPDTASFLDNRARLLKDGYHRLVVGGEVKELESLRPSEATDAAGVARVLVDRVKLTDAHLSRVTQAVEDAWARAEGDAVVLVEGQEPRRLRRGLVCPTCAREFEPARPGLFSYQSPVGACAACRGFGRTIGIDWDKVIPNPALSLADGAIRPWSGKSSEWERTMLQRWCRSKGIPLDAPWGALTPAQRESVLEGAGDYDEGRAYPGVRAWFRWMESRTYKMHVRVLLARYRAYTLCQSCGGARLNEQARAYRVGGLDLPAWHGLELSEAVKRLESLRTSTGQGELARRELSNRLGYLLRVGLGYLTLDRQARTLSGGEAQRVSLTAALGTSLTGSLFVLDEPTVGLHPGDVPPLTEAIAELAERGNIAMVIEHDPRVIRSAHRVLELGPGAGRAGGTLCFDGTPEALAKRGDLPTGRLLAGGDVVKRAPRERTGSLKVVGAREHNLKSLTVSVPLGVLCTVTGPSGSGKSTLVDEVLYRHLARRLGVKDVEAPGAVDALEGAEAVEAVTFVDQSPLGRTSRGNAATYTKAWDRLRERFAAEPDAQVRGLTPAHFSFNVDKGRCEACAGEGYETVEMQFLADVALLCAVCRGRRFKEEVLAVRHQGFSVAQVLEMTVDEVLQHFGSDAALRRALGPVARLGLGYLPLGQPLSTLSGGEAQRLKLARALASEARGTLFLIDEPSAGLHAEDVRHVIAALHTLVDMGGSVIVVDHDVAVMKASDWLIDLGPVGGRDGGRLVAEGTPDAVARGEGATAEALRGERGPLGRKAKPRKSGKDAAPSIEVEHAREHNLQDVSCRIPLGKMTVVTGPSGSGKSSLAFDVVFAEGQRRFLETLSPYARQFLPTMPRPDVERVSSIPPSVALEQRTSRAGATSTVATVTEVAHYLRLLYAKLGEPHCPRDDTPITATTPEVLYAQLTAMKGEGTVLAPAVRARKGTYLDVFAAAARAGLTAAIVDGHVASTDDPPRLAKTREHDIDLVMYEGRLAKLPRDVFDKALGWGQGALKVRDARGETLLSTERTCPRCGTAVPELDPRWFSFNTKQGACESCEGTGVQGGPTAMAEGETAACRVCGGSRLAPVPRGVRLEGARYHEVVRQSVAAALARVRGWKFKGDRALLGEPSRQELLRRMEFLERVGLGYLSLDRNAATLSGGEMQRLRLSAQLGAGLTGAMYVLDEPTIGLHPRDTHRLLENLRALVATGSTVLVVEHDSDTIRAADHLLDLGPTGGRGGGRILAEGPPDVVLQSDSPTAAALRAAQVRAPSGRGEPKEWLELRGARANNLKRVDLRLPLGRLNVVSGVSGSGKSTLVRQVLYPALREALERVSVKPGPFDSLRGVEPVKRVLSVDQSPIGRTPRSVPATFLGIWDELRRAFAATPEAKIRGFSAARFSFNTASGGRCTTCEGQGAISHEMSFLPDVVTPCEACGGARFDAATLEVRYHGLSIGDVLRLSADEAKDVFKALPKVAAPLECLSDLGVGYLQLGQGSNTLSGGEAQRLKLASELTASSRHVPTLYVLDEPTTGLHLGDVEKLITFMGRLVDRGDTLVVIEHHPSVIGAADHVVELGPEGGEDGGAIVGEGTPRDVAKLKTATGRVLKSYFSGEESRGPRRGAGGARLG; via the coding sequence ATGCACAAGACCCACCTCGTCGGCGCGCGCACCCACAACCTGAAGGACCTCTCCGTCGACTTGTCGGAAGGGGAGCTCGTCGTCGTGACCGGGGTGTCCGGCGCCGGCAAATCCAGCCTGGCGCTCGACACCCTGTATGCCGAGGGCCAGCGGCGCTTCGTGGAGAGCTTCAGCCCGTACGCCCGGCAGTTCCTCGAGCGGCTGGAGCGCCCGCCCATGGACTCGCTGGAGCCGGTGGCCGCGGGCGTGGCGGTGGACCGCCGCGCGCCGGTGAAGAGCTCGCGCTCGACGGTGGCGACGCTGGCGGACGCGGAGCCCTACCTGTCCGCGCTCTTCACGCGCGAGGCGATGCCGGTGTGCTCGAAGTGCGGGGTCGAGGCGGTGCACACCGACGCGCGCGTGGCGGCCCGGGGGCTCCTGGCCGCGACGCCGGACGTGACGGCGCTCATCGCCTTCCCGGTGCGCATCCCCGACACGGCGTCGTTCCTGGACAACCGCGCGAGGCTGCTCAAGGACGGCTACCACCGGCTGGTGGTGGGCGGCGAGGTGAAGGAGCTGGAGTCGCTGCGGCCCTCGGAGGCGACGGACGCCGCGGGGGTGGCGCGGGTGCTGGTGGACCGCGTGAAGCTGACGGACGCGCACCTGTCGCGCGTGACGCAGGCGGTGGAGGACGCGTGGGCGCGCGCCGAGGGTGACGCGGTGGTGCTGGTGGAGGGCCAGGAGCCGCGGCGGCTGCGTCGGGGCCTGGTGTGTCCGACGTGCGCGCGGGAGTTCGAGCCCGCGCGTCCGGGCCTGTTCAGCTACCAGTCGCCGGTGGGCGCGTGCGCGGCGTGCCGGGGCTTCGGGCGCACCATCGGCATCGACTGGGACAAGGTGATTCCCAACCCCGCGCTGAGCCTGGCGGACGGGGCCATCCGGCCCTGGTCGGGCAAGTCGTCCGAGTGGGAGCGGACCATGCTCCAGCGGTGGTGCCGCTCGAAGGGCATCCCCCTGGACGCGCCCTGGGGAGCGCTGACGCCCGCGCAGCGCGAGTCGGTGCTGGAGGGCGCCGGGGACTACGACGAGGGGCGCGCCTATCCGGGCGTGCGGGCGTGGTTCCGGTGGATGGAGTCGCGCACGTACAAGATGCACGTGCGCGTGCTGCTGGCGCGCTACCGCGCCTACACGCTGTGCCAGAGCTGCGGCGGCGCGCGGCTCAACGAGCAGGCGCGGGCGTACCGCGTGGGCGGGCTGGACCTGCCCGCGTGGCATGGCCTGGAGCTGAGCGAGGCGGTGAAGCGGCTGGAGTCGCTGCGCACGTCGACGGGGCAGGGCGAGCTGGCGCGGCGCGAGCTGTCGAACCGGCTGGGCTATCTGCTGCGCGTGGGCCTGGGCTACCTCACGCTGGACCGGCAGGCGCGCACGCTGTCCGGGGGCGAGGCGCAGCGCGTGTCGCTCACCGCGGCGCTGGGCACGTCGCTGACCGGGTCGCTCTTCGTGCTGGACGAGCCCACCGTGGGGCTGCACCCCGGCGACGTGCCGCCCCTGACGGAGGCCATCGCGGAGCTGGCCGAGCGCGGCAACATCGCCATGGTCATCGAGCACGACCCGCGGGTCATCCGCTCCGCGCACCGCGTGTTGGAGCTGGGCCCCGGCGCGGGGCGGGCCGGCGGGACGCTGTGCTTCGACGGGACACCGGAGGCGTTGGCGAAGCGCGGGGACCTGCCCACCGGGCGGCTGCTGGCGGGGGGCGACGTGGTGAAGCGCGCGCCGCGTGAGCGCACCGGCTCCCTGAAGGTCGTGGGCGCTCGCGAGCACAACCTGAAGTCGCTGACGGTGAGCGTGCCGCTGGGCGTGCTGTGCACCGTGACGGGGCCGAGCGGCTCCGGCAAGAGCACGCTGGTGGACGAGGTGCTCTACCGGCACCTGGCGCGCCGGCTGGGCGTGAAGGACGTGGAGGCCCCGGGCGCGGTGGACGCGCTGGAGGGCGCGGAGGCGGTGGAGGCCGTCACCTTCGTGGACCAGTCCCCGCTGGGGCGCACCTCGCGCGGCAACGCGGCGACGTACACCAAGGCGTGGGACCGGCTGCGCGAGCGCTTCGCCGCGGAGCCGGACGCGCAGGTGCGCGGCCTGACGCCGGCCCACTTCTCCTTCAACGTGGACAAGGGCCGCTGCGAGGCGTGCGCGGGCGAGGGCTACGAGACGGTGGAGATGCAGTTCCTCGCCGACGTGGCGCTGCTGTGCGCGGTGTGCCGGGGCCGGCGCTTCAAGGAAGAGGTGCTCGCCGTCCGCCACCAGGGCTTCAGCGTCGCGCAGGTGCTGGAGATGACGGTGGACGAGGTGCTCCAGCACTTCGGGAGCGACGCGGCCCTCCGGCGCGCCCTCGGGCCCGTGGCGCGCCTGGGCCTGGGGTACCTGCCCCTGGGCCAGCCGCTGTCCACCCTCTCCGGCGGCGAGGCGCAGCGGTTGAAGCTGGCGCGCGCGCTGGCGAGCGAGGCGCGGGGCACGCTGTTCCTCATCGACGAGCCCAGCGCGGGACTGCACGCGGAGGACGTGCGCCACGTCATCGCCGCGCTGCACACGCTGGTGGACATGGGCGGCAGCGTCATCGTCGTGGACCACGACGTCGCGGTGATGAAGGCCTCCGACTGGCTCATCGACCTGGGCCCGGTGGGAGGCCGCGACGGAGGCCGCCTGGTGGCCGAGGGCACACCCGACGCGGTGGCCCGAGGCGAGGGCGCCACGGCCGAGGCCCTGCGGGGCGAGCGCGGGCCGCTGGGCCGCAAGGCGAAGCCGCGCAAGTCCGGCAAGGACGCCGCGCCCTCCATCGAGGTGGAGCACGCGCGCGAGCACAACCTCCAGGATGTCTCCTGCCGGATTCCCCTGGGGAAGATGACCGTCGTCACCGGCCCGAGCGGATCGGGCAAGAGCTCGCTGGCGTTCGACGTGGTGTTCGCGGAGGGCCAGCGGCGCTTCCTGGAGACGCTCAGCCCGTACGCGCGGCAGTTCCTGCCCACCATGCCCCGGCCGGACGTGGAGCGCGTCAGCTCCATCCCCCCGTCCGTGGCCCTGGAGCAGCGCACCTCGCGCGCGGGCGCCACGAGCACCGTGGCCACCGTCACCGAGGTCGCCCACTACCTGCGCCTGCTGTACGCGAAGCTGGGCGAGCCGCACTGCCCCCGGGACGACACGCCCATCACCGCGACGACGCCGGAGGTGCTGTACGCCCAGCTCACCGCGATGAAGGGCGAGGGGACGGTGTTGGCGCCCGCGGTGCGCGCGCGCAAGGGCACCTACCTGGACGTCTTCGCCGCGGCGGCCCGCGCGGGGCTGACGGCGGCCATCGTCGACGGACACGTGGCGTCCACGGACGACCCGCCCCGGCTGGCGAAGACGCGCGAGCACGACATCGACCTCGTCATGTACGAGGGCCGGCTGGCGAAGCTGCCGCGCGACGTGTTCGACAAGGCGCTGGGGTGGGGACAGGGCGCGCTGAAGGTCCGCGACGCGCGGGGCGAGACGCTCCTGTCCACCGAGCGCACGTGCCCCAGGTGCGGCACTGCCGTGCCGGAGCTGGACCCGCGCTGGTTCTCCTTCAACACGAAGCAGGGGGCGTGCGAGTCGTGCGAGGGCACGGGCGTGCAGGGCGGCCCCACGGCGATGGCCGAGGGCGAGACGGCCGCGTGCCGCGTGTGCGGTGGCAGCCGGCTGGCGCCGGTGCCCCGGGGCGTGCGGCTGGAGGGCGCGCGCTACCACGAGGTGGTGCGGCAGTCCGTCGCGGCGGCGCTCGCGCGCGTGCGCGGGTGGAAGTTCAAGGGAGACCGGGCGCTGCTGGGCGAGCCGTCGCGGCAGGAGCTGCTGCGGCGCATGGAGTTCCTGGAGCGCGTGGGCCTGGGCTACCTGTCGCTGGACCGCAACGCCGCCACGCTGTCGGGCGGGGAGATGCAGCGACTGAGGTTGTCGGCGCAGCTGGGCGCGGGGCTCACCGGCGCCATGTACGTGCTGGACGAGCCGACCATCGGCCTGCACCCGCGCGACACCCACCGGCTGCTGGAGAACCTGCGCGCGCTGGTGGCCACGGGCTCCACGGTGCTGGTGGTGGAGCACGACTCGGACACCATCCGCGCCGCGGACCACCTGCTGGACCTGGGCCCCACGGGCGGGCGCGGCGGTGGCCGCATCCTCGCGGAGGGGCCGCCGGACGTGGTGCTCCAGAGCGACTCACCCACGGCCGCCGCCCTGCGCGCCGCGCAGGTGCGCGCTCCCTCCGGCCGGGGCGAGCCGAAGGAGTGGCTGGAGCTGAGGGGCGCGCGCGCCAACAACCTGAAGCGGGTGGACCTGCGGCTGCCCCTGGGCCGGCTCAACGTCGTCAGCGGCGTGTCCGGCTCCGGCAAGAGCACGCTGGTGCGGCAGGTGCTGTACCCGGCCCTGCGCGAGGCGCTGGAGCGCGTGTCCGTGAAGCCCGGGCCTTTCGATTCGCTGCGCGGAGTCGAGCCCGTGAAGCGGGTGCTGTCGGTGGACCAGTCGCCCATCGGCCGCACGCCGCGCTCGGTGCCCGCGACGTTCCTGGGCATCTGGGACGAGCTGCGCCGCGCCTTCGCCGCGACGCCCGAGGCGAAGATTCGCGGCTTCTCCGCCGCGCGCTTCTCCTTCAACACGGCCAGCGGCGGCCGGTGCACGACGTGCGAGGGGCAGGGCGCCATCTCCCACGAGATGTCCTTCCTGCCGGACGTCGTCACGCCCTGCGAGGCGTGCGGCGGCGCGCGCTTCGACGCGGCCACGCTGGAGGTGCGCTACCACGGGCTGTCCATTGGCGACGTGCTGCGGCTGTCCGCGGACGAGGCCAAGGACGTCTTCAAGGCCCTGCCCAAGGTGGCCGCGCCGCTGGAGTGCCTGTCCGACCTGGGCGTGGGCTACCTCCAGCTGGGGCAGGGCTCCAACACGCTCTCCGGCGGCGAGGCGCAGCGCCTGAAGCTGGCGTCGGAGCTGACGGCGTCCTCGCGGCACGTGCCCACGCTGTACGTGCTCGACGAGCCCACCACGGGCCTGCACCTGGGGGACGTGGAGAAGCTCATCACCTTCATGGGCCGGTTGGTGGACCGGGGCGACACGCTCGTCGTCATCGAGCACCACCCCTCCGTCATCGGCGCGGCGGACCATGTCGTGGAGCTGGGCCCGGAGGGCGGCGAGGACGGAGGCGCCATCGTCGGCGAGGGCACGCCCCGGGACGTGGCGAAGCTGAAGACGGCCACCGGCCGCGTGCTCAAGTCCTACTTCTCCGGCGAGGAGTCCCGGGGGCCCCGGCGGGGCGCGGGCGGCGCGAGGCTCGGCTAG
- a CDS encoding glutathione peroxidase, translated as MTVVAALAVTPALANGPTAKPPASSTEKSQPPSEKKPMSFHDLTANRLDGKPEKLSDFQGKVVLVVNTASECGYTPQYAGLEKLYQDYKDKGVVVVGFPSNDFGGQEPGSSEQIKQFCELRYKVTFPMFEKVKTKGEGQSPVYAFLSKNHDAPKWNFHKYVVGKDGQVRAGFPSKVTPESDELRKAIDAALAQ; from the coding sequence ATGACAGTCGTCGCGGCGCTCGCCGTCACCCCGGCCCTGGCCAACGGGCCGACGGCGAAGCCCCCGGCGTCCTCCACCGAGAAGTCCCAGCCCCCGAGCGAGAAGAAGCCCATGTCCTTCCATGACCTCACCGCCAACCGCCTCGACGGCAAGCCCGAGAAGCTCTCCGACTTCCAGGGCAAGGTCGTCCTCGTCGTCAACACCGCGTCCGAGTGTGGCTACACGCCGCAGTACGCGGGCCTGGAGAAGCTGTACCAGGACTACAAGGACAAGGGCGTCGTCGTGGTGGGCTTCCCGTCCAACGACTTCGGCGGCCAGGAGCCGGGCAGCTCCGAGCAGATCAAGCAGTTCTGCGAGCTGCGCTACAAGGTCACCTTCCCGATGTTCGAGAAGGTGAAGACGAAGGGCGAGGGCCAGTCCCCCGTCTACGCGTTCCTCTCCAAGAACCACGACGCGCCCAAGTGGAACTTCCACAAGTACGTGGTGGGCAAGGACGGCCAGGTGCGCGCGGGCTTCCCCAGCAAGGTGACGCCGGAGAGCGACGAGCTGCGCAAGGCCATCGACGCGGCGCTCGCGCAGTAG
- a CDS encoding S1 family peptidase, whose amino-acid sequence MAEGSDRSPPREALVHASPSLVLLEVDGRTASGFVATARGHLVTSLHAVAGARVIHAVMADGVRAEVVQVAAMDERRDLAVLRLPLPDIAPPLFLPRTPLPGEGDTVYLLRAMAGPAPEVRSQQVRAVQVLGDWLTLLELTRTLPEESSGGPVLDERGDVVGVATAALANGRALGLVIPTRYIAPLLLGHGASPLSTLETPRRRAGRVRQVPQHPLSLLEGASSDALEALATALGQAINAGAPVYNRGDVDGCYRLYMRTAERLIAACVDCPGARLALREGLQRCVSLPDSDERAWALRDTFDGLLDVIGRWLQVRPTRSARTPPPPKRYLN is encoded by the coding sequence ATGGCCGAGGGCAGCGACAGGTCTCCTCCCCGTGAGGCGCTGGTCCACGCGTCACCGTCCCTGGTGCTGCTGGAGGTCGACGGCCGCACCGCCTCCGGCTTCGTCGCCACCGCGCGGGGGCACCTCGTCACGAGCCTGCACGCGGTGGCCGGGGCGCGCGTCATCCACGCGGTGATGGCGGACGGCGTGCGCGCGGAGGTCGTCCAGGTGGCGGCCATGGACGAGCGGCGGGACCTGGCCGTCCTGCGCCTGCCGCTGCCGGACATCGCCCCGCCGTTGTTCCTGCCCCGGACGCCGCTGCCCGGCGAGGGAGACACCGTCTACCTGCTGCGCGCCATGGCCGGCCCCGCACCCGAGGTGCGCAGCCAGCAGGTGCGCGCGGTGCAGGTGCTCGGCGACTGGCTCACGCTGCTGGAGCTCACGCGCACCCTGCCCGAGGAGTCCTCCGGAGGCCCGGTGCTGGACGAGCGGGGCGACGTGGTGGGCGTGGCCACGGCGGCCCTGGCGAACGGTCGCGCGCTGGGGCTCGTCATCCCCACCCGCTACATCGCGCCCCTCCTCCTGGGCCATGGCGCCTCGCCCCTCTCCACGCTGGAGACCCCGCGTCGCCGCGCGGGCCGCGTGCGCCAGGTGCCCCAGCATCCGCTGAGCCTGCTGGAGGGGGCCTCGTCCGACGCGCTGGAGGCGCTCGCCACCGCGCTGGGTCAGGCCATCAACGCCGGCGCCCCCGTCTACAACCGGGGCGACGTGGACGGGTGCTATCGGCTCTACATGCGCACCGCGGAGCGCCTCATCGCCGCGTGCGTCGACTGTCCCGGCGCCCGGCTCGCGCTGCGCGAGGGCCTCCAGCGCTGCGTGAGCCTGCCCGACTCGGACGAGCGCGCGTGGGCCCTGCGCGACACGTTCGACGGCCTGCTGGACGTCATCGGCCGGTGGCTCCAGGTGCGCCCCACGCGCTCGGCCAGGACACCGCCGCCCCCCAAGCGCTATCTCAACTGA